One window of Trichoderma breve strain T069 chromosome 3, whole genome shotgun sequence genomic DNA carries:
- a CDS encoding galactosyl transferase GMA12/MNN10 family domain-containing protein: MSLSRSPSPVPGGGWSSPGLNINSGRSSPSNAAGSSWESAKMRKQGGANGYPSFSTQNQGFFTRHMRRISSSLPRFNSGPGNTYAEREKYERGGHIQNGGRIRSFAARIGRRLKWRILLPLVIFFTIVVYYGTHEAPGFVHWWRRITLGGGGEKFVIILAANVGGGVMEWKGAREWAIERDSVRNKRKYATRWGYDLEIVDMKTKKRYAHEWRESWEKVDFIRTAMRKYPNAEWFWWLDLNTYIMEPSYSLQHHMFNHLDRHVYRDINVFNPLNITHPLTDEYLDAEDCSGFNLGSFFIRRSAWTEQLLDIWWDPVLYEQKHMEWEHKEQDALEQLYRTQPWIRQHTGFLPQRLINSFPTAACGDESGLNNTRIHYNEKDRDFVVNMAGCEWGRDCWGEMYHYREFSYWLNRNPWELFKEEIVALIWFKLTGQRVKL; encoded by the exons ATGTCTCTGTCCCGAAGCCCGTCACCTGTCCCAGGTGGGGGGTGGTCGAGTCCCGGCTTGAATATCAACAGCGGCCGCTCAAGTCCTTCCAATGCCGCTGGCAGCTCCTGGGAATCCGCCAAGATGAGGAAGCAAGGAGGTGCCAACGGCTACCCGTCCTTCTCGACGCAGAACCAGGGCTTCTTCACCCGACACATGCGCCGCATATCCAGTAGTCTGCCACGATTCAATTCTGGCCCGGGCAATACCTATGCCGAGAGGGAAAAGTATGAACGAGGAGGACACATCCAGAACGGCGGAAGGATACGATCCTTCGCTGCCCGCATTGGCAGGAGACTCAAGTGGaggattcttcttccactAGTCATATTTTTCACCATTGTGGTGTATTATGGCACCC ATGAGGCACCCGGCTTCGTTCACTGGTGGCGACGGATTACTCTgggcggtggcggcgagAAATTCGTCATAATACTGGCAGCCAACGTCGGCGGAGGTGTCATGGAATGGAAGGGCGCTCGAGAATGGGCCATTGAACGAGACAGCGTACGCAACAAGCGGAAATATGCCACACGATGGGGCTACGATCTGGAAATTGTCGACATGAAAACCAAGAAGCGGTATGCCCACGAGTGGCGAGAAAGCTGGGAAAAGGTCGACTTCATACGGACTGCGATGCGAAAATACCCCAATGCCGAATG GTTCTGGTGGTTGGATCTCAACACCTACATCATGGAGCCCTCATActctcttcagcatcatatGTTTAACCACCTCGATCGTCATGTGTACCGCGATATCAACGTCTTCAATCCTCTCAACATCACCCACCCCCTCACGGATGAATATTTGGATGCAGAG GATTGCTCTGGATTCAACTTGGGCTCCTTTTTCATTCGACGCAGTGCTTGGACCGAACAACTTTTGGATATTTGGTGGGACCCAGTGCTGTATGAGCAAAAACACATGGAATGGGAACACAAGGAACAAGACGCTCTCGAGCAGCTGTACCGTACCCAGCCCTGGATTCGACAACATACTGGCTTCTTACCGCAGCGATTGATCAACAGCTTCCCTACCGCTGCGTGTGGAGACGAATCCGGTCTGAACAACACCCGGATACACTACAACGAAAAAGATCGCGACTTTGTAGTCAATATGGCTGGCTGCGAATGGGGCCGTGATTGCTGGGGTGAGATGTATCACTACCGGGAGTTCAGCTACTGGCTCAACCGAAACCCTTGGGAGCTCttcaaggaggagattgtggCCCTCATCTGGTTCAAACTTACTGGCCAGAGAGTCAAGCTATAA
- a CDS encoding glycosyl hydrolases family 16 domain-containing protein, which produces MYASRGLALSIAALFAGKGAFAQFSQYALDVTYDATNFFSHFDFYADSDPTHGFVEYVDAQTANSLGLAGTSIGGVFMGVDYTTKNPPKGRKSVRVSSQQSFTHGLFIADIAHMPGSICGAWPAFWMLGPDWPFSGEIDIIEGVNTQTTNSITLHTGPGFSVSNNGSTSSTQLLSSDCGPNNSNSGCGQSTADNQNYGDGFNAIRGGVYATEWTSEHIAVWFFPRTNIPVDITLGTPNPDGWGQPLAKFTGVNGCSIDNYFKNNQIVFDTTFCGDWAGQAWASNSECAALADTCEDYVSNNPSAFAKAFWLINSVKVYNQAPNVATRGNSLPKSSPKRFTA; this is translated from the coding sequence ATGTACGCTTCTAGAGGCCTCGCCCTATCCATCGCCGCACTCTTTGCTGGCAAAGGTGCTTTCGCGCAATTTTCTCAATATGCTTTGGACGTTACTTACGACGCAACCAACTTCTTTTCTCACTTCGACTTTTACGCAGACTCGGATCCAACACATGGTTTTGTCGAATATGTTGACGCTCAAACTGCAAACTCCTTGGGTCTCGCCGGGACTTCTATTGGAGGAGTCTTTATGGGCGTCGATTACACTACCAAAAATCCGCCCAAAGGCCGCAAGTCAGTTCGTGTGAGCTCGCAACAATCCTTTACACACGGGCTTTTCATTGCCGATATTGCTCATATGCCGGGTAGCATCTGCGGAGCCTGGCCTGCTTTCTGGATGCTTGGCCCTGATTGGCCGTTTTCGGGAGAAATCGACATTATCGAGGGTGTAAACACTCAGACGACCAACTCTATTACGCTGCATACGGGTCCTGGCTTCTCAGTTAGCAACAATGGATCTACTTCGTCTACTCAACTGCTCAGCAGCGATTGTGGCCCCAATAACAGCAATTCGGGATGTGGCCAGTCGACCGCGGACAATCAGAATTatggtgatggcttcaatgctATTCGGGGAGGAGTCTACGCCACCGAATGGACATCCGAGCACATTGCCGTCTGGTTCTTCCCACGAACTAATATCCCCGTCGACATCACACTTGGTACGCCCAACCCGGACGGCTGGGGCCAACCACTCGCCAAATTTACAGGCGTCAACGGCTGCAGCATCGATAATTACTTCAAGAACAACCAGATCGTCTTTGACACTACATTTTGCGGTGACTGGGCAGGCCAGGCTTGGGCATCCAACAGCGAGTGCGCCGCCTTGGCCGACACGTGCGAGGACTATGTCTCTAACAATCCTTCGGCCTTTGCCAAGGCATTTTGGCTTATCAACTCGGTCAAGGTATATAATCAGGCTCCCAATGTTGCGACAAGAGGAAATTCTTTGCCAAAGTCTTCTCCCAAGAGATTCACGGCCTGA
- a CDS encoding MAPEG family domain-containing protein — protein sequence MSLIAGLDLTKNYSFFTVPAAFLLCMLPGAFANALAGKSFDPANPRQTRATVLADEKLDKIQQQRFIRAQGAQENGFETVGLYASGVLAANYAGVSVRMLNLLTIGYLVSRVAYIFAYVVLCQNRRLAPVRSICWAAGSAILVSLWVMAGQNVNLKL from the exons ATGAGTCTCATCGCGGGCCTGGATCTCACCAAGAACTATTCGTTCTTCACT GTTCCCGCAGCATTTCTGCTATGCATGCTTCCCGGAGCCTTTGCCAATGCTCTAGCTGGCAAGTCTTTTGACCCTGCCAATCCGCGACAGACGAGGGCAACTGTCCTTGCCGATGAGAAGCTCGACAAAATC caacaacagcgcTTCATACGAGCCCAGGGCGCTCAAGAGAACGGGTTTGAGACGGTGGGCTTGTACGCCTCCGGCGTGCTGGCGGCCAACTACGCGGGCGTTAGCGTGCGAATGCTCAATTTGTTGACTATTGGTTATCTCGTCTCCCGGGTTGCATACATCTTTGCCTACGTCGTCTTGTGCCAGAACCGAAGGCTGGCTCCTGTAAGGTCGATTTGCTGGGCAGCAGGATCGGCTATCTTGGTGTCTTTGTGGGTTATGGCTGGGCAGAACGTGAATCTGAAGCTTTGA
- a CDS encoding MFS/sugar transport protein domain-containing protein has product MTASSPHEPDHGEPPVPRQQQFTPSASSPSTPGAVTPRNRSLDEQPEHEREPVNDEHSPLLPPADYDAFGARSGGRIDDHADDSQTTKSLWYLTILTIGIGGLQIAWSVELSNGSPYLLSLGLSKSLMALVWIAGPLTGTLVQPYVGMLSDSCRLSWGKRKPFMLGGAAATIIGLLFLAWTKEIVSGVLSLFGADPESHGVKITIIVTAVIGVYLLDFAINTVQAALRAFIVDCGPAHQQEAANSMASRMTGIGNIIGYIAGYVNLTTPLWFLGNTQFKILCAIASISLGSTVILSASVIKERDPRLDGPPRKKQSIFLFFFTLFKSIKRLPPQIKRVCQVQFFGWVGFFPLLFYTSSYIGEIYVQPFLEKNPHMTPEEIDKLYEQATRMGSFALLINSIVSLLVNVFLPFFVAPTYDSHPVGDSSDSGTKKSFLDHLRIPGFTLRRAWFGSLILFAIVMVCTVFVRSVNAATALIGVAGITWAITLWAPFAIISAEISRRDALARARRPRRDNRDAPPPLAPATGHTSPMEMTEAPKEEEVDQAGVIMGIHNMSVSAPQIIANVGSSLIFKIWQKPRGTPGDHSIAIVLALGGLFALVSAFFVLRIKDDVSVPPETLADEEHGDAAQDDDDDDESPDGDFSGSTKPGYSAVPTGEADAPRLVRNPSFGGLEVASGSDR; this is encoded by the coding sequence ATGACGGCATCATCCCCCCACGAGCCTGACCATGGCGAACCTCCTGTTCCTCGTCAGCAACAGTTTACTCCGAGCGCCAGCTCGCCATCGACTCCAGGCGCTGTTACGCCCCGCAACCGCTCTCTCGACGAGCAGCCAGAGCACGAGCGTGAACCTGTAAACGACGAACACTCTCCGCTATTACCGCCAGCCGACTACGATGCATTTGGTGCCAGGTCGGGCGGCCGAATTGATGACCATGCTGATGACAGCCAAACCACCAAGAGCTTGTGGTACCTGACCATCTTGACCATCGGTATTGGAGGTCTTCAAATCGCGTGGTCCGTCGAGCTCTCCAATGGCTCACCATATCTGCTGTCCCTGGGACTGAGCAAGTCTCTCATGGCTCTGGTCTGGATCGCGGGGCCACTGACCGGTACCTTGGTGCAGCCATATGTCGGCATGCTCAGCGATAGCTGCCGTCTCTCATGGGGTAAACGGAAACCGTTCATGCTCGGTGGTGCCGCTGCAACCATAATagggctgctcttcttggcttgGACAAAAGAAATTGTTAGCGGAGTTTTGAGCCTTTTTGGGGCTGATCCCGAATCACACGGCGTCAAGATTACCATTATTGTGACGGCGGTGATTGGAGTCTATCTGCTAGACTTTGCCATCAACACGGTCCAAGCTGCCCTCCGAGCTTTCATCGTTGATTGTGGGCCTGCCCATCAACAAGAGGCTGCGAATTCCATGGCCAGCCGCATGACAGGTATAGGAAATATCATTGGCTACATTGCGGGATACGTTAATTTGACGACACCCCTCTGGTTCCTGGGCAATACCCAGTTCAAGATTCTTTGCGCAATCGCAAGTATCTCGCTGGGATCTACGGTCATTTTGAGTGCCTCCGTGATTAAGGAACGAGATCCTCGATTAGACGGCCCTCCAcgcaagaagcagagcattttcttgttcttctttaCCCTCTTCAAATCCATCAAGCGATTGCCGCCGCAGATCAAGCGGGTGTGTCAAGTCCAGTTCTTTGGTTGGGTCGGCTTCTTCCCTCTGTTGTTCTATACCTCTTCGTACATTGGAGAGATTTATGTCCAGCCTTTCCTTGAGAAGAACCCCCACATGACCCCCGAAGAGATTGACAAGCTATACGAGCAAGCAACTCGAATGGGTTCCTTTgccctcctcatcaactCCATTGTTAGCCTGCTGGTTAATgtgtttcttccttttttcgTTGCCCCAACTTATGATAGCCATCCTGTAGGAGACAGTTCGGATTCTGGCACCAAAAAGTCGTTCCTGGATCACCTGAGAATACCCGGCTTCACCCTTAGGCGGGCTTGGTTTGGgtctctcatcctcttcgccatcgtcatggTTTGCACTGTCTTTGTGAGGTCTGTCAACGCAGCCACAGCCTTGATTGGAGTCGCTGGAATCACTTGGGCCATTACTCTCTGGGCTCCgttcgccatcatcagcgcCGAAATCAGTCGGCGTGATGCTCTCGCCCGCGCTAGGCGCCCCCGAAGAGACAATCGTGATGCTCCTCCGCCCTTGGCTCCCGCCACTGGCCACACATCTCCAATGGAAATGACAGAAGCgccaaaggaggaggaagtggATCAGGCGGGCGTGATCATGGGCATCCACAACATGTCCGTTTCCGCTCCTCAAATCATTGCCAATGTAGGCTCGAGCTTGATTTTCAAGATATGGCAGAAGCCGAGGGGAACACCTGGCGACCatagcatcgccatcgtcttAGCGCTTGGAGGTCTTTTTGCGCTGGTATCTGCCTTTTTTGTGCTCAGAATCAAGGACGACGTGTCTGTTCCGCCAGAGACATTGGCTGACGAAGAACATGGTGATGCGGCccaggatgatgacgatgacgatgagtcCCCTGACGGAGACTTTTCTGGAAGCACCAAACCTGGTTACTCCGCGGTGCCAACGGGAGAAGCTGACGCCCCGAGACTGGTAAGGAACCCCAGTTTTGGAGGCTTAGAAGTAGCGTCTGGATCTGATAGATAA
- a CDS encoding ribosomal protein s13/S18 domain-containing protein, with amino-acid sequence MSLVTGEKTNFQFILRLLNTNVDGKQKVMYALTKIKGVGRRYSNLVCKKADVDLNKRAGELTSEELERIVTIIQNPTQYKIPAWFLNRQRDIVDGKDSHILANGVDSKLREDLERLKKIRAHRGLRHYWGLRVRGQHTKTTGRRGRTVGVSKKKGG; translated from the exons ATGTCGCTCGTCACGGGAGAGAAGACGAACTTTCAGTTC ATTCTCCGTCTTCTGAACACCAACGTCGATGGAAAGCAGAAGGTTATGTACGCCTTGACCAAGATCAAGGGTGTCGGTCGCCGATACTCCAACTTGGTCTGCAAGAAGGCCGATGTCGACCTGAACAAGCG CGCCGGTGAGCTTACCTCCGAAGAGCTCGAGCGTatcgtcaccatcatccaAAACCCTACCCAGTACAAGATCCCCGCCTGGTTCTTGAACAGACAACGCGATATTGTTGACGGCAAGGACTCTCACATCCTGGCCAACGGTGTCGACTCCAAGCTCCGTGAGGATCTGGAGCGCCTCAAGAAGATCCGTGCCCACCGTGGTCTCCGACACTACTGGGGTCTCCGTGTCCGTGGTCAGCACACCAAGACTACCGGTCGTCGTGGCCGAACTGTCGGTgtctccaagaagaagggtggCTAA
- a CDS encoding shwachman-Bodian-Diamond syndrome (SBDS) protein domain-containing protein, with product MSRINLPSNQIKLTNVSLVRLKKGKKRFEIACYKNKVLEWRSGIETDLDNVLQIPNVFLNVSKGQTAPKEDLEKAFGKGKSTDEIVLEILKKGELQVGDKERAAQLERVHNEVISIVVSKLVDPRTKRVYTPGMIEKALDMLSSQAHSGEKTTDSGTATPTTAEAGEAKPKTREHTWTGVVTTKSAKSQALDAMKALIAYQPIPVARARMKLRVSCSTNVLKQAVKAPKTAAKEEDGEAKAAGTVKDRILSYVEQVESQDVMGSEWEVVGFVEPGAFKALSDFIGNETKGQGRVEVLDMAVTHED from the coding sequence ATGTCGCGAATCAACCTTCCCTCCAACCAGATCAAGCTCACAAACGTCTCGCTCGTGCGCCTgaaaaagggcaagaagcgcTTCGAAATCGCCTGCTACAAGAACAAAGTCCTCGAGTGGCGTTCCGGCATCGAGACGGACCTCGACAACGTCCTCCAGATCCCAAACGTATTCCTCAACGTTTCCAAGGGCCAGACTGCGCCCAAGGAGGACCTCGAAAAGGCCTTTGGCAAGGGCAAGTCCACCGACGAAATCGTCCTCGAGATTCTGAAAAAAGGAGAACTACAAGTTGGCGACAAAGAGCGGGCGGCGCAGCTAGAAAGGGTGCATAATGAGGTCATCAGCATCGTGGTTAGTAAGCTGGTCGATCCGCGGACGAAGAGAGTGTACACGCCCGGCATGATCGAAAAGGCCCTCGATATGCTGAGCTCGCAGGCGCACAGCGGAGAAAAGACGACGGATTCGGGAACTGCAACGCCCACGACGGCAGAGGCTGGCGAGGCCAAGCCTAAGACTAGAGAGCACACCTGGACGGGAGTTGTCACCACCAAGAGCGCAAAGAGTCAGGCCTTGGACGCCATGAAGGCACTCATCGCATATCAACCCATCCCAGTTGCGCGAGCTCGGATGAAGCTCCGAGTTTCATGCTCTACCAATGTTCTCAAGCAGGCAGTCAAGGCCCCCAAAACCGCcgcaaaggaggaggatggtgaAGCAAAGGCAGCCGGCACAGTCAAAGATCGGATTTTGAGCTACGTTGAGCAGGTTGAGAGCCAGGACGTCATGGGTTCAGAATGGGAAGTTGTGGGCTTTGTTGAGCCGGGCGCTTTCAAGGCTTTGTCTGATTTTATTGGCAACGAGACCAAGGGCCAAGGCAGAGTCGAGGTTTTGGATATGGCGGTTACACATGAGGATTAA
- a CDS encoding tRNA synthetases class I (W and y) domain-containing protein encodes MADATIAPAVEDTTVDAPAATGKQDINPWSVSGEVGEDGKVKAIDYRKLIDEFGTSLIDDALLERWEKVTGSKPHRFMRRGIVFSHRDLTTILDRYEKNEPFFLYTGRGPSSDSMHIGHTQVFDFVKWLQDVLDAPLIIMLTDDEKFLFSEKRTIEEVMSYTQTNAKDIISAGFDMKKTFIFSDYEFMGGAFYRNISRFSKRVTFNVAKAVFGFDGSSNIGKIHFPSIQGATSFATSFPHIFGDDEKKTAKIPCLIPCAIDQDPYFRLTRDCAVSLRYAKPSLVHMRFLDALQGPGSKMSASDDTSAIFMKDSAKEIKNKVNKYAFSGGRETVEEHREKGGNPDVDVSYQYLQFFLEDDEELAKIRADYLSGKLLTGELKAICIAKLQEYVGAFQERRAKVTDEVVKQFMAVRPLEWQGNPKVPRADLVVPVVKADEAAASTEGGPEKLTKNQLKKLLKEQQIAAKKAEKAKQKEEGAAKAAEEAN; translated from the exons ATGGCTGACGCTACGATTGCCCCGGCCGTTGAGGACACGACGGTTGATGCCCCTGCCGCAACCGGCAAGCAGGACATCAACCCGTGGTCCGTCTCTGGAGAAGTCGGCGAGGatggcaaggtcaaggccatcgaCTACCGAAAGCTCATTGACGAGTTCGGCACCAGCTTGATTGACGATGCGCTGTTGGAGCGCTGGGAGAAGGTGACGGGAAGCAAGCCGCATCGATTTATGCGCCGTGGGATTGTCTTTAGCCACAGAGATCTGACGACAATTCTTGATCGCTATGAGAAG AATGAGCCTTTCTTCCTCTACACTGGACGAGGCCCTAGCAGTGACAGCATGCACATTGGACATACTCAAGTGTTTGACTTTGTCAA GTGGCTCCAGGATGTTCTTGACGCCCCCCTGATTATCATGTTGACAGATG ATGAGAAATTCCTCTTCTCTGAAAAGCGAACAATTGAGGAGGTCATGAGCTACACTCAAACTAACGCCAAGGACATCATCTCTGCTGGCTTCGACATGAAGAAGaccttcatcttttccgaTTATGAGTTCATGGGCGGTGCTTTTTACAGAAACATTTCTAGATTCTCCAAGAGGGTCACTTTCAACGTGGCCAAGgccgtctttggcttcgATGGAAG CTCGAACATCGGCAAGATTCACTTCCCTAGCATTCAGGGTGCCACATCCTTCGCCACATCCTTCCCCCACATCTTTGGTgacgatgagaagaagacggccaagaTCCCCTGCTTAATTCCTTGCGCCATTGATCAGGACCCCTACTTCCGTTTGACGCGAGACTGCGCCGTGAGCCTTCGCTATGCCAAGCCCTCTCTGGTGCACATGAGATTCCTGGATGCCCTGCAAGGCCCTGGCTCCAAGATGTCGGCCAGTGACGACACCTCTGCCATTTTCATGAAGGACTCGGCCAAGGAGATCAAGAACAAGGTCAACAAATACGCCTTCTCAGGAGGTCGTGAGACTGTTGAGGAGCACCGTGAGAAGGGAGGCAACCCGGATGTCGATGTTTCATACCAATACTTGCAGTTCTtcctggaagatgatgag GAACTGGCCAAGATTAGGGCAGACTACCTCAGCGGCAAGCTTCTGACTGGCGAG CTTAAGGCGATATGCATTGCGAAACTCCAGGAGTATGTCGGCGCATTCCaggagagaagagccaaGGTTACAGACGAGGTCGTGAAGCAGTTCATGGCCGTCCGCCCGCTAGAATGGCAAGGAAACCCCAAGGTGCCCCGCGCAGATCTCGTTGTACCGGTGGTTAAGGCagatgaagccgctgccTCGACAGAAGGTGGTCCCGAAAAGTTGACCAAGAACCAGCTGAAGAAActgctcaaggagcagcagattgcggcgaagaaggctgagaaggcgaagcagaaggaagagggagCGGCCAAGGCTGCGGAAGAGGCTAACTAG
- a CDS encoding serine carboxypeptidase domain-containing protein, with the protein MRLSTSALVLGAASSAMAFQDQKVLGDSKPAVKFGGDFEALASSLKETFGELTADAKAVWEEVSLLAPDAMEAFIAEAKGIKAKKHDRKADGEWDHVVKGADLQKVWVEDDKTGESRRLVGGKLSNYSLRAKKVDPAKLGVDKVKQFSGYLDDDEKDKHLFYWFFESRNDPKNDPVILWLNGGPGCSSLTGLFFELGPASINQKIQVVNNPHAWNNNASVIFLDQPVNVGYSYGSGSVSDTVAAGKDVYALLTLFFHQFPEYSTQDFHIAGESYGGHYVPTFASEILSHKDRNINLKSIAVGNGLTDEFTQYAYYRPMACGEGGYPAVLSESQCNAMDSSLPRCQSLIKNCYDSESAWLCVPASIYCNNAFIGPYQQTGYNPYDIRSKCEDSGNLCYKGLGYISEYLNKPDVMEALGAEVSSYDSCNFDINRNFLMHGDWMKPIYRLVPDLLKEIPVLIYAGDADFICNWLGNKAWVNALEWEHGDEFRSAKTKDLTVGDKTYGNVQSSHNLTWIQVYGAGHMTPTDEPEGSINFVNRWIAGEWVAKK; encoded by the exons ATGCGGTTGTCTACTTCCGCCCTCGTGCTGGGCGCTGCCTCGTCGGCCATGGCGTTCCAGGACCAAAAGGTCCTCGGTGACTCCAAGCCGGCTGTCAAGTTCGGCGGCGACTTTGAGGCGCTTGCCTCGTCCCTCAAGGAGACGTTTGGCGAGCTCACTGCCGATGCCAAGGCCGTCTGGGAAGAGGTCTCTCTGCTCGCCCCGGATGCCATGGAGGCGTTCattgccgaggccaagggcatcaaggccaagaagcacgACCGCAAGGCCGATGGCGAATGGGACCATGTTGTCAAGGGTGCTGACCTCCAGAAGGTGTGGGTTGAGGACGACAAGACTGGAGAGTCCCGCCGTCTGGTGGGCGGCAAGCTGTCCAACTACAGCCTGCGAGCCAAGAAGGTCGATCCCGCAAAGCTCGGTGTCGATAAGGTGAAGCAATTCAGCGGATacctcgacgatgacgagaaggACAAGCACTTGTTCTACT GGTTCTTCGAGTCCCGCAACGACCCCAAGAACGACCCCGTCATCCTGTGGCTCAATGGCGGCCCAGGCTGCTCCTCCCTTACCGGTCTCTTCTTTGAGCTGGGCCCGGCCTCTATCAACCAGAAGATTCAGGTTGTCAACAACCCACACGCATGGAACAACAACGCttccgtcatcttccttgacCAGCCGGTCAATGTGGGCTACTCATATGGCAGCGGCTCAGTCAGCGACACTGTCGCTGCTGGCAAGGACGTCTACGCCCTTctcaccctcttcttccaccagtTCCCCGAGTATTCTACTCAGGACTTCCACATTGCTGGAGAGTCATATGGCGGACACTACGTCCCCACCTTTGCGTCCGAGATCCTCTCCCACAAGGACCgcaacatcaacctcaagaGCATTGCAGTCGGCAATGGCTTGACTGATGAGTTCACCCAGTACGCTTACTACCGGCCCATGGCCTGCGGTGAGGGCGGTTACCCCGCTGTCCTGAGCGAGAGCCAGTGCAATGCCATGGACAGCTCCCTGCCTCGCTGCCAGAGTCTCATCAAGAACTGTTACGACTCGGAGAGCGCCTGGCTCTGCGTGCCCGCTTCCATCTACTGCAACAACGCCTTCATTGGACCGTACCAGCAGACTGGCTACAACCCCTACGATATCCGTTCCAAGTGCGAGGATTCCGGCAACCTGTGCTACAAGGGTCTGGGTTACATCTCTGAGTACCTGAACAAGCCTGATGTCATGGAGGCCCTCGGTGCTGAGGTGTCATCCTATGATTCCTGCAACTTCGACATCAACCGTAACTTCTTGATGCACGGTGACTGGATGAAGCCCATCTACCGCCTTGTTCCCGACCTGCTGAAGGAGATTCCCGTCCTTATCTACGCCGGTGACGCCGACTTCATCTGCAACTGGCTCGGCAACAAGGCCTGGGTCAATGCCCTCGAGTGGGAGCACGGCGACGAGTTCCGTAGCGCCAAGACTAAGGACCTCACTGTTGGAGACAAGACATACGGTAACGTTCAGTCATCACACAACCTCACCTGGATTCAGGTCTACGGCGCCGGCCACATGACACCCACGGATGAGCCCGAGGGCAGCATCAACTTTGTCAACCGCTGGATCGCTGGCGAGTGGGTTGCTAagaaatga